The Hymenobacter sp. GOD-10R genome includes a window with the following:
- a CDS encoding NAD(P)/FAD-dependent oxidoreductase: MKLPFTTKARTPLLRALQQAFQLATIANEPGAPTADELAHQATSQSRRDFLTNTAKLGLLVGAGGLLAACEADVVAPAAASSATSQSLDGKGGSQARIVLVGAGMAGLNCAYQLKKAGLRAQIYEASNRVGGRIFTARNLMAPGLTTELGGEFIDSGHKDMLQLVREFGLSLYDVESPSETVLQKDTYFFNGQQHTVAQVIQAFQPYARQIQADIRSLPNNTITFEKMNAAAARLDQLSIAAYFDSIGMTGWIRTLLEVAYLTEYGREVNDQSSINFLWLFSADTHKGAFDIFGESDERYKIKGGNQQLTDALAQQLSGQVTLQHKLVALSQSGNEYQLTFEQANGKQLTVAADYVVLTVPFSVLRNVDLRLPLPVWKRNAIQNLGYGTNAKLFLGFNGRPWRTNGYTGYLFSDQAAQSGWDSGQLQPTPQSAFTVYLGGQAGLDVGSGTPESQAGKFLPVLDAAWPGTKAKYNGKAERFHWPTHPYTLASYACYRVGQYSTIAGAERKPVGNLFFAGEHCSAYYQGFMNGAAETGRMAADDVQAALRGKGVALLQRLRQREQALAAV; encoded by the coding sequence ATGAAACTACCTTTTACGACGAAAGCCCGCACCCCTCTACTCCGCGCCCTCCAACAAGCTTTTCAGTTGGCAACGATTGCCAACGAGCCCGGTGCCCCAACTGCCGACGAGCTAGCCCACCAAGCTACCAGCCAGAGTCGCCGCGACTTCCTCACCAATACCGCCAAGCTGGGCTTACTAGTCGGGGCCGGGGGCTTGCTAGCGGCCTGCGAAGCCGACGTGGTAGCGCCCGCTGCTGCTAGCTCCGCAACCTCGCAAAGCCTCGACGGCAAGGGCGGCTCGCAAGCACGCATCGTGTTGGTGGGAGCCGGTATGGCGGGGCTGAATTGCGCCTATCAGCTCAAGAAAGCCGGCTTGCGGGCCCAAATCTACGAGGCGAGTAACCGTGTGGGTGGCCGCATCTTCACGGCTCGTAACCTGATGGCGCCCGGCCTCACCACGGAGCTAGGCGGCGAGTTCATCGACAGTGGACACAAGGACATGCTCCAGTTGGTCAGGGAGTTCGGCCTGTCGCTCTACGATGTGGAGTCGCCGAGTGAAACGGTGCTCCAAAAGGATACTTATTTCTTCAATGGGCAGCAGCACACCGTGGCGCAGGTCATTCAGGCCTTCCAGCCCTACGCCCGCCAGATTCAGGCCGACATCCGCTCCTTGCCCAACAACACCATCACCTTCGAGAAGATGAACGCCGCGGCCGCCCGCCTCGACCAGCTTTCCATTGCCGCCTATTTCGACTCGATTGGGATGACCGGCTGGATTCGGACGCTGCTGGAGGTGGCGTATCTCACCGAATATGGCCGCGAGGTAAACGACCAGTCGTCGATCAACTTTCTGTGGCTGTTTTCGGCGGATACCCACAAGGGTGCGTTCGATATTTTTGGCGAAAGCGACGAGCGCTACAAGATCAAGGGCGGCAACCAGCAACTCACCGACGCCCTCGCCCAGCAGCTATCCGGCCAAGTGACGTTGCAGCACAAACTGGTGGCATTGAGCCAATCCGGCAACGAGTACCAGCTCACGTTCGAGCAGGCCAACGGTAAGCAACTCACCGTAGCGGCCGATTACGTGGTGCTGACTGTTCCGTTCTCCGTGCTGCGCAACGTCGACCTGCGCTTGCCGTTGCCTGTTTGGAAGCGCAACGCCATCCAGAACCTAGGCTACGGCACCAATGCTAAGCTGTTCCTGGGATTCAACGGCCGACCCTGGCGCACCAACGGCTACACCGGCTATCTGTTTTCCGACCAAGCCGCGCAAAGCGGTTGGGACAGCGGCCAGCTACAGCCCACCCCCCAATCGGCCTTCACCGTGTACCTAGGTGGGCAAGCCGGCCTCGACGTAGGCAGCGGCACGCCCGAGTCGCAGGCTGGCAAATTCCTGCCGGTGCTGGATGCCGCCTGGCCGGGTACCAAGGCCAAGTACAACGGCAAAGCCGAGCGCTTCCACTGGCCCACGCACCCCTACACGCTGGCGAGCTACGCCTGCTACCGCGTCGGTCAGTACAGCACCATCGCAGGTGCAGAGCGCAAGCCAGTCGGCAACCTGTTTTTTGCTGGCGAGCATTGCAGCGCGTATTACCAAGGCTTCATGAACGGCGCCGCTGAAACCGGCCGCATGGCCGCTGATGATGTGCAAGCCGCCCTGCGTGGTAAAGGTGTGGCCCTCCTGCAACGCCTGCGGCAGCGCGAGCAAGCGTTGGCTGCGGTGTAG
- a CDS encoding DUF4365 domain-containing protein — MTEQQIKEHLSKRYVELIASRSGFKKLGGENDHGVDLVYTRAKPRFINGEVRYCDTGEYVDLQLKCTCESSVEEKNGFIIYDLESKTFNDLVERVNNYPFAPLYLILMVLPDDQNKWLEVRKHEIALAKCAYWFQPQAGEKYTNNKKQVRIKIPIINIVDSIFLIKAFSLL, encoded by the coding sequence ATGACAGAGCAACAGATCAAAGAGCACCTATCCAAAAGATATGTAGAACTAATTGCAAGCAGATCTGGCTTCAAAAAGCTAGGAGGTGAGAACGACCACGGGGTTGATCTTGTCTACACGAGAGCCAAACCAAGGTTCATCAATGGAGAGGTTAGATACTGTGACACTGGAGAGTATGTTGATCTTCAGCTAAAATGTACATGCGAGTCCTCCGTAGAAGAAAAGAACGGATTCATTATTTACGATCTTGAATCTAAAACCTTCAATGATCTAGTAGAAAGAGTCAACAACTATCCATTTGCTCCATTGTACTTGATATTGATGGTTCTTCCTGATGATCAAAACAAATGGTTAGAAGTTAGAAAGCATGAAATTGCCTTAGCAAAATGCGCATACTGGTTTCAGCCACAAGCCGGCGAGAAATACACAAATAATAAAAAGCAAGTCAGAATAAAGATCCCTATCATCAATATTGTAGATTCAATTTTTTTAATTAAGGCTTTCTCTCTTTTGTAA